The following coding sequences are from one Rhineura floridana isolate rRhiFlo1 chromosome 2, rRhiFlo1.hap2, whole genome shotgun sequence window:
- the KCNA4 gene encoding potassium voltage-gated channel subfamily A member 4, protein MEVAMVSAESSGCNSHMPYGYAAQARARERERLAQSRAAAAAAVAAATAAVETGVSGGGGPHHHYHQEQNRGASSSSCCGNTSRGGYHQSSSRRKQMRKNPHCLSSREFGASFPCSELLPLSGSEEKILKDLSEEEEEEEEEEVEEEDGEDEEDEERRFYCSDEDGEDEYSFSDQPPEDGVGPGGYTSVRYSEYECCERVVINVSGLRFETQLKTLAQFPETLLGDPAKRGRYFDPLRNEYFFDRNRPSFDAILYYYQSGGRLKRPVNVPFDIFSEEVKFYELGEEAILKFREDEGFVKEEDDKVLPENEFKKQVWLLFEYPESSSPARIIAIVSVLVILISIVIFCLETLPEFRDEKELFLTYNLENVNETLQLQSGGHTIFNDPFFIVETVCIIWFSFEFTVRFFACPSKAAFFKNIMNIIDIVSIMPYFITLGTDMAQQQGSNGQQAMSFAILRIIRLVRVFRIFKLSRHSKGLQILGHTLRASMRELGLLIFFLFIGVILFSSAVYFAEADETHTNFQSIPDAFWWAVVTMTTVGYGDMKPITVGGKIVGSLCAIAGVLTIALPVPVIVSNFNYFYHRETENDEQTQLTQNAVSCPYLPTILKKFKSSSSSSTEDKSEYLEMEEGVKESLCVKEKKCQVTGNGNETAKQNCVNAKSVETDV, encoded by the coding sequence ATGGAGGTTGCCATGGTAAGTGCAGAAAGCTCTGGGTGCAACAGCCACATGCCCTATGGATACGCAGCCCAAGCAAGAGCCAGAGAAAGGGAGCGACTAGCACAGTCCagggcagcggcagcggcagctgTGGCAGCTGCAACAGCAGCTGTAGAAACAGGGGTTTCTGGAGGAGGAGGACCTCATCATCACTATCACCAGGAACAGAATCGTggggcttcctcttcctcctgctgtGGGAACACATCACGCGGCGGGTATCATCAGAGTAGCAGCAGAAGAAAGCAGATGAGGAAAAATCCTCACTGTCTCAGCAGCAGGGAGTTTGGCGCCTCTTTCCCTTGCTCTGAGTTGCTGCCTCTGAGTGGCTCAGAGGAGAAGATTCTGAAGGACttgagtgaggaggaggaggaggaggaggaggaagaagtagaggaagaggatggggaggatGAAGAAGATGAGGAAAGGAGGTTCTACTGCAGTGATGAAGATGGCGAAGATGAGTATTCATTTTCCGATCAGCCTCCTGAGGATGGCGTTGGGCCTGGGGGCTACACCTCAGTCCGCTACAGTGAGTACGAGTGCTGTGAACGGGTTGTAATCAACGTGTCTGGCCTGCGGTTTGAAACTCAGCTGAAGACCTTGGCTCAGTTCCCTGAGACGCTGCTGGGCGATCCGGCAAAGCGGGGCAGGTACTTTGACCCACTCCGGAATGAGTATTTCTTTGACAGGAATCGTCCCAGCTTTGATGCGATTTTATACTACTATCAGTCCGGTGGGCGTCTGAAAAGGCCAGTCAACGTGCCCTTTGATATTTTCAGCGAGGAGGTGAAATTCTATGAACTTGGGGAAGAGGCCATCCTGAAGTTCAGAGAGGACGAAGGGTTTGTCAAGGAAGAAGATGATAAAGTGTTGCCTGAAAATGAATTCAAGAAACAGGTGTGGCTGCTCTTTGAGTACCCTGAGAGTTCCAGCCCCGCCAGAATCATTGCCATAGTCTCTGTTTTGGTCATTTTGATCTCCATTGTCATTTTCTGCCTGGAAACACTGCCAGAGTTCAGAGATGAAAAGGAACTTTTTTTGACCTATAACTTGGAGAATGTAAATGAGACACTGCAGTTGCAGAGTGGGGGGCACACAATCTTTAATGATCCCTTTTTCATTGTTGAGACCGTCTGCATTATTTGGTTCTCCTTTGAGTTTACAGTGCGCTTCTTTGCTTGCCCCAGTAAAGCAGCCTTCTTCAAGAACATCATGAACATCATAGACATTGTTTCCATTATGCCTTATTTCATTACCTTGGGTACAGACATGGCCCAGCAGCAGGGCAGTAATGGTCAACAGGCTATGTCTTTTGCCATCCTGAGGATCATCCGTCTCGTCAGGGTGTTTCGCATCTTCAAGCTCTCCAGACATTCTAAGGGTTTGCAGATCCTGGGTCACACTCTCAGGGCCAGCATGAGGGAACTGGGGCTCCTGATCTTCTTCCTTTTTATTGGAGTCATTTTGTTTTCTAGTGCTGTTTATTTTGCAGAAGCTGATGAAACTCATACCAATTTTCAAAGCATCCCTGATGCCTTTTGGTGGGCTGTTGTGACCATGACTACTGTTGGTTATGGGGACATGAAACCCATAACTGTTGGTGGGAAAATTGTTGGGTCCCTCTGTGCCATTGCAGGTGTGTTAACCATTGCTTTACCAGTGCCAGTGATTGTCTCCAACTTCAACTATTTTTATCAcagagagactgaaaatgacgaaCAGACCCAGCTGACACAAAATGCAGTCAGTTGTCCGTACCTTCCGACAATACTCAAGAAATTCAAAAGTTCATCATCTTCATCCACAGAGGACAAATCAGAGTATTtggagatggaggaaggggttaaAGAGTCTCTTTGTGTAAAGGAGAAAAAGTGTCAGGTCACAGGGAATGGGAATGAGACAGCAAAACAGAACTGTGTAAATGCAAAATCTGTGGAAACAGATGTTTAA